The window AGACTTAGTTTAAATAACTGTAGTTGAGTTAGTTTTAGTATTAATGatggaattttgtctgtaaaccataacttcttttatatgcctttctgatctatcgagtttgatctcgttttaaagctctGGCTACTGCTCAttcactgagatatgtcacatagctgacaaatgcatttttctatgtgtttaatgatactgtgaagaaagtactccatctcgaaatccgatctgatagtcataaattcagctaggagaaaAGACAAAGAAGGAGCTTGCCCACCAACTTTGCATCGATGTCATTGGCtattccacctcaaggaggtgtgtcggcttatctgtcataaaagagGAGCACCAGGATTCTTCGGTGTGTTCTCCCGACGGCCCTGAATCGTCCATCGCCCACTCACGCACGTCTCTCCCAGACGTCACGGCGACGCGCTTCCATCGCGCTCATCACGGGACCACCATCTCTCCGGCGAAACTAACTTTcacgtcctcagttcaaaccctcccgcggaaacggaagaagccaatgAACTGCAGCAGCACTGACCTGAAACCCCGCAAGCAAACTGACGCAAGTACTGTTCCTGAATCTTagataatgaaactgatttctgtgctggctatCAAGGACTGTTAGGTTTTGCTACTtgtcttctctctttccttcctttcctGTCTCTACGTTCcctttttgtatatatttgtatattctgTATTTAGACGTATAACTTCTGTagtcgtagtttgcatatattaaacacattattcatgctcgattgttcttttTGTTCATTTCAACAACGATCAGGTCATTTTAACGTTTCGATCCtatatccttgctttacgtttggatgctagaataggaagtctttctcgtggccagagaaaaGACCTTCCTTTTAATAACATTCTGAGGAACTGCAGTTTGTGGGACAAactaacagtttctctaaataattattaaaccagaactaagcATATATGTAactgattataattcgttgttgTACTAAACTGAGGGCCAGTGATTAATATGTTCATTCATTCTTTGTACGTGTAATGGTTAATTTGCTCGTGTTATTTAGTCAGGCATCAGTCACTCGCCTATAGTTAGGACCCAGAAGGTGGAAAGGACCCGTATGCTGACGCAGTTTAGAATTCATTTATTATCGTCTTTATTATTGCTGCCGCGAGACGATACTAACGGTGATGATAATGCCGTTCTGCCGCGATACTGAGTAATCGCATGTGTGCGTGCATCAAAGAGTAAGTCGTTCTTTATACTGTTTACATTTGATCGCGAATTTGTCCTTAAAGACGTGCTTATCGCGTCTGCCAAGCACATGTGTCTGTAAGCTAATCTTATTACACGATCGCTGTACAGACGTATTTTCAGTGTTAATGTCATAACAAATGTGAATATTattcatttgcatattgatgTTTTATTAGTGTATATTTATACTTTATTGTTGTTTCTTTTTCTAGAACCACACTTTATTAAAGACTGTTCAAGTTTGCAATGGGTGGTCTATGAGTGGTGTGTGCATCTAGCTCCTTCTAAATGGACAACACTTAATTGTTCTGATCGGACACTATTTGGTGGTTGCCACCGGGTATTAATTGGCACCTAAGAGCCGAACAATTCTTTACATGGTCCTTCGAGCCGGAGTGGGCAACTTCTGAATTAATATAATGTCCATACATAGTGAGGAGAATAGAGATGTTACAGTTCGCTCACGTCGCCGAACGCAGATGCCAAGGTATCTTGAAGATTATGAGGTGGATTATGTACCAGAGCAGCGATCAGCACACACACCCTCAAACCACTCCAATGAAGGAGAACAGCTAATAGGGGCTACAGGAGGTCCATTACCACCTCACAACACCCTGGTTGCTGGCATTGATCACTTTCCTGCCTATGAAGGGAATCCACACTTCTCTCCTGAAGCACTGCAGATGCGCTTGAAGGATCTGGAGGAGGAGAACCGTCAGCTCAGACGCAACCTCAGTGAACAGTCTGCACCTCACACTCCAAGGTCATTGTCTCCATCTCAACTATTTTGTTCACCTAGACACTTGACACGCAATATGGAGGATCGAACTTCACCGCCACATCACAAAGTAACGTCAACAAGAGATCAAAGAGATCCACGTTATGAAAGAGAAAGGTCAGTGAAACACAGTGAGGATAATTTGCATGCAGAACGTCAACGTGACAGAATTGATGAGATCATTCTTGAGCTTCAGAGGATGAAAGTGAGTTCCAAGCAATTCAGATCAACTTCGCCATCACCAGAGCGTGCACCCCAGAGGGCCGAGCGTGCTGATGAATGCTACCACCAGCCAAGGCAGCTATCCACACACTATTACAGCCCTAGCTCCAGGCGACAGAGACCATTCATGCCACATCGTTCGTCATCGCCACCCAGTCAAGAGAACACTTATCGTGGTCCAACCCCAACCATTCCTAACTTTACCAAAGAGGATCCACGGGAGTTCACCAGGTTAAAAGTAGCTCTTGACAATCTCCTGCCTGCTGATGTAACAGAGCGCTTTAAATTCCAAATATTGATGGATCACTTGAAGTTTGAAGAAGCATTGCTCATTGCTGACTCCTACAGTAACAGCCGGTATCCTTACAGTCATACTATGCAGGCTCTAACAGAACTCTATGGGCAACCCCATCAACTTGCACTTAAACGCATTGCTGTTCTGATGGATGGACCCAGCATAAGAAGTGGTGACACCAGAGCATTCAGGCTTTTTGCACTGAAGGTACGGGCCCTGGTTGGAATGCTGGATCAACTAGGAAGTCCTGGACATACAGAACTGACTTGTGGGTCTCACGTCTCCCGCCTCCTTGCTAAACTACCTCACGACCTCCGAGCAAACTTTAAGAGGTATGTCAATCCACTCAAGACACCTATTCCTACCTTGACTGAATTTGCAGAGTGGCTGGAGTATGAGGTGAGGGTGCAGGAAGACGGTACTCAGTTCAGTATTGACTCCAGTAGAGAGAGACAGAGTTTCCGCAAAGACCAGCAAAGAGTGCCAAAATTATCACACAAATCTACTGCCATCTTCCATGGAAGCGAGCAAAGTCCAGTTTCCAAGACCGAATCGGTTCGCCAGAAAACAGTGTCTGAGGTGAGAACACTAGAGAAACCAAAGAAATACTGCCCCTTTTGTAATACAACTCAACACTATCTAAATCAGTGTTCAAACTTCAAGCTACTGACCAAAGAGCAGATTGTGACTTGGATCAGATCCAATCAGAGATGCTGGAAATGTGGGCGTGATCATCAAGCAGGTCAGTGTACTCTAAAGGCAAAATGCAAGAAGTGTCAAAGGAGACATTTAGAAATTCTGCATGAGGCCAACAATGAAACAAGTACTACTAATATCAAAGAAAGAGGAGAGATCACCCAGTCCACCAGCACCACAATAGAAACTCTATACGTCAATCGACCAACTGGAAGCAGTAGAGTGTTACTGAAATTGTGCAGAGTCATCATACGCAATGGAGACTTTTCACTTGATACATATGCACTGCTAGATGATGGTTCAGAGCGCACCATACTTCTCCATGAGGCAGCTCAGCAACTCAACCTCCACGGTAAGCCTGAAGACCTGTCTCTTCGCACAGTGCGCCAAGACGTCCGCATTATTCATGGCTCCACCGTATCATTCTCAGTGAGTCCTGCGACACAACCAGATCGCAACTTTGCAATCAAGAGAGCCTTTACAGCTGAGGAGCTTGGATTAGCACCTCATTCCTACCCAATTGAAACACTCCAAAAGAGATATCGCCATCTCAGAGGCCTACCTCTTCAGTCAATTGACCATGCACGGCCATTATTACTCATTGGGTCAGATTACCCACAACTGATCACCCCCGTTGAGCCAGTTCGGTTGGGACCCCCTGGAGGTCCAGCAGCTGTGAAAACTCGTCTGGGATGGACACTCCAAGGTCCATCAAAGTTCCTCGAGCACATCCCACACATACAACAGTGCTTGTTCACAGCTGTAAGCCTTGCGCCCAATGATCTGTTCAGTCAAGTTGAGCGGTTGTGGCAGATGGACATCTTGCCCTACCAAAATGAACGGCTTGTGACAAGGTCAAAGCAAGATGCTGAAGCTATTCGCTTGCTGGAGGAGAAAACAATGAGGGTTGATGTTGAAGGTGTGCAAAGATATGCTACCCCCCTCCTATGGAAAATCAGTCCTCCACCTCTAGCCGCTCCAAAGGAAGCAGTACTGCCTCATTTGCGAAGGACTGAAAATCAACTGGCACAGAGCTCTGAGAAATCTCAAGTGTACAAGTCTGAGATGAACAAGCTGCTAGAAGCAGGCTATGTGAAGAAAATTCCCCAATCCACAGCTGTACAGACTCCAGGGTGGTACATTCCACACCACATGGTCCATCACAacggaaagcacaggattgtatTCAATTGTTCTTTCAACTTCCAAGGGCTGAGCTTAAATGAATATCTTCTTCCTGGGCCAACTCTGGGTGCGACCTTGCTGGGAGTACTTCTCCGTTTCCGTGAGTATGCAGTAGCCATTAGCAGCGACATAAAGGGGATGTTTCATCAGGTGCGTCTCCTGCCAGAAGATAAAGCATTCTTACGATTCCTGTGGCGAGATCTGAAACCAACCAACGCACCTGATGTCTACCAGTGGTCAGTTTTACCATTTGGCACCACGTGCAGTCCGTGCTGTGCAACCTTTGCTCTTCGGAAACATGTTGCTGATCACAGCCAACCAGACAGTGAGGTACGAGCATCAGTAGATCGTTGTTTCTATGTGGACAACTGGTTGCAAAGTTTTCCCTCTCTTGAGACTGCCAGACAATTAGTAGATGATATGCGACATCTGCTGGCCGAGGGTGGATTTGAACTGCGCCAATGGGCTACTAACACACCCCAACTGCTACAACACCTACCGCAGCAAATCAGGTCAGAGAACCATGAGCTTTGGTTTAGTTCCGACAGGGCCGACCCCCAGGAGCGTACATTAGGACTTAGGTGGCAATGTAGATCCGACACCCTTGGTTATAAACATGGTCATGTCGTAAAATCTCAGCCCACTATGCGACACATATATAGCATCCTTTCCAGTCAGTACGATCCATTGGGATTCATCACCCCATTTACCACTAGAGCTAAGATCATAGTCCAGAGGCTCTGGGACAAAAAAAGAGAATGGGATGACCCTGAATTGCCCACAGATCTCAGGAATGCATGGCTCACATGGGAAGATGAGCTTCCACAACTTTCCTGTGTCACACTGCCCAGATGCTACACTACAAAGGTAGATCCCTTGATCAGCTCAAGAAGTGTGCACACATTCTGTGATGCCTCAGAGCGAGCATACGGTGCTGTAGCCTATCTCCGCACTGAAGATAGCAAAGGACAAGTAGAGGTGTCCTTCTTGGCAGCTAGATCACGAGTAGCTCCAAAGAAGCAGCAGACAATTCCCCGACTTGAGCTATGTGCTGCTCTAACTGGAGCACAATTGGCAGCAGTTCTGAAAACAGAGCTCTCACTAGACATCAGCAGTTTCAGATACTGGACTGATTCTACAACCGTTCTCAACTGGCTTCAATCAGACTCATGTCACTTTAAAGTGTTTGTAGGAACTAGAGTTGCGGAGATTCAAGAGCTAACTGATTCAAAATCATGGGTATACGTGCACTCACAAGACAACCCTGCCGACGATATTACTCGCGGCATGTCACTGGCTCAGCTAGCCAAACCTACCCGCTGGAAGAATGGCCCAGAATTTCTGCAGAAACCTCCATCATCTTGGCCCAAACTGCCCAATCTAGTGCCAGCTGACACTTCAAAAGAACTGCGTAAACCAGTATCTTTCCATCTTCTAATAACTGAGGCTGACCAGCATTCAGTCAGTGCTTCTCAATATGACAACTTTCAAGAGCTTGTAGATGCAACAGCCAGAACCCTTCACGGGGCGGCCAGTCCCACAGACACTGTCACTGCTGATACATATAAGAAAGCCGAGCTCAGAATTATTCAACAGTCTCAGATGGATAGTTTTCCTGACGAATATGCTCAGCTTCAAGCAGGGAAACCTATCTCCTCAAACAGTCGTCTAAAGACTTTATCTCCCGAATTTGATTCTGAAACGCAGCTGATCAGAGTGGGTGGACGACTCCGAAGATGTCGCTTGCTGAGCCCTGACATTCTTCACCCAATTGTCCTAGACCCAATCCACTCAGTGACTAAACTACTTATTAGGCAGTACGATGCACAGCTCCATCACCCTGGTACTGAAAGGGTCTTTGCTGAAATTAGAAGACgcttctggatcttgagaggtcgTCAAGCTATTCGATCAATTCAATATCAATGTACTGAGTGTCAGAGGTGGCGAGGTAAGCCCAACATACCTAAAATGGCTGACTTACCCCCTTCCAGTTTAAGACTCTTCCAGCCAGCCTTTTACTCCACGGGCATGGACTGCTTCGGCCCATTTACCATCAAAATTGGGCGACGAAACGAAAAACGCTGGGgtatcatttataaatgtttgacCACAAAGGCAGTGTACATCGACCTTCTCTCTCAAGCCGACACAGATTCTTTCCTTATGTCTCTACGCCGATTCATCTCCCGTAGGGGAAAGCCTCATGAGTTGTGCTCTGATCAGGGTACCAATTTCAAAGGTGGAGATCGTGAGCTTAAGGAATCCTTCAACAATATTCACCCTCAGTTGCAAAGAGAACTTGCCAAGCAACAAATTGATTTTCAATACAATCCACCAAACTCCCCACATTTCGGAGGATCCTGGGAAAGGGAAATCAGATCTGTTAAAGCTGCACTATACACCACCATTGGTGCACAAACTGTCACAGAGGAAGTGCTCAGGACTGTCCTTATTGAAATTGAGGGGATTTTAAATTCAAAGCCGTTGGGATATGTTTCCTCGGATGTAGCTGATCCGGACCCAATAACCCCTAATTCACTCTTAATGGGCCGGTCAGACTCTGCCCTGCCTCAGGTAATTTACCCTGCATCTGAGCTGCTCAGCCGCAAACGCTGGAGACACAGCCAGATACTGGCAGACCAGTTCTGGAGCTGTTACCTGCGCAACTACCTACCTGGACTCCAGTCTCGCCATAAGTGGCAACAAGAGAAAGACAACCTGACAGTAGGGACAGTGGTTATGATTGCTGATCCGCAATTCCCTAGAGCATTCTGGCCCATTGGGACTGTGAAAGCTGTCCATACCGGAGCTGATAACAAAGTAAGAGCTGCAGAAATCCAGGTCAAAGACAGAACCTACATCAGACCTGTTGTCAGACTGATTAaactcccttcactccctgaATGATTGTGAGTTCTGGCCCAAGATACAAATCTGCAAGCACATTTGGGGGCGGCTGTACTAAACTGAGGGCCAGTGATTAATATGTTCATTCATTCTTTGTACGTGTAATGGTTAATTTGCTCGTGTTATTTAGTCAGGCATCAGTCACTCGCCTATAGTTAGGACCCAGAAGGTGGAAAGGACCCGTATGCTGACGCAGTTTAGAATTCATTTATTATCGTCTTTATTATTGCTGCCGCGAGACGATACTAACGGTGATGATAATGCCGTTCTGCCGCGATACTGAGTAATCGCATGTGTGCGTGCATCAAAGAGTAAGTCGTTCTTTATACTGTTTACATTTGATCGCGAATTTGTCCTTAAAGACGTGCTTATCGCGTCTGCCAAGCACATGTGTCTGTAAGCTAATCTTATTACACGATCGCTGTACAGACGTATTTTCAGTGTTAATGTCATAACAAATGTGAATATTattcatttgcatattgatgTTTTATTAGTGTATATTTATACTTTATTGTTGTTTCTTTTTCTAGAACCACACTTTATTAAAGACTGTTCAAGTTTGCAATGGGTGGTCTATGAGTGGTGTGTGCATCTAGCTCCTTCTAAATGGACAACACTTAATTGTTCTGATCGGACACTATTTGGTGGTTGCCACCGGGTATTAATTGGCACCTAAGAGCCGAACAATTCTTTACAGTTGTtgttaattcacaatatatgtttaattcccccttgggtcggtatatgcataataattattcataaagctttatgagttattatattcatattccacccataaattgattaataactgtacgaatcGCTACATAGCAcaagaaaagcgtctgatcataacagcatgggaatgttagcatgagctctgcaaattagcactccagtcacgtcatgTCTTCATTTAGCACTTTATATagcaatagattgcttaaaggtgccatcgaacgttttttttacaagatgtaatataagtctaaggtgtcccttgaatgtgtctgtgaagttccagctcaaaataccgcatagattttttttaattaatttttttaactgcctattttggggcataattagaaatgagccgattcaggttgctccccgcccccggagctcgcgcttgccttaaacagtgcataaacaaagttcacacagctaatataatcctcaaaatggatctttacaaagtgttcgtcatgcatactgcatgcatgcgtcgaatcatgtgagtatagtatttatttggatgtttacatttgattctgaatgaatttgaggctgtgatccgtggctaacggctaatgctacactgttggagagatttataaagaatgaagttgtgt of the Megalobrama amblycephala isolate DHTTF-2021 linkage group LG12, ASM1881202v1, whole genome shotgun sequence genome contains:
- the LOC125279307 gene encoding uncharacterized protein LOC125279307; the protein is MSIHSEENRDVTVRSRRRTQMPRYLEDYEVDYVPEQRSAHTPSNHSNEGEQLIGATGGPLPPHNTLVAGIDHFPAYEGNPHFSPEALQMRLKDLEEENRQLRRNLSEQSAPHTPRSLSPSQLFCSPRHLTRNMEDRTSPPHHKVTSTRDQRDPRYERERSVKHSEDNLHAERQRDRIDEIILELQRMKVSSKQFRSTSPSPERAPQRAERADECYHQPRQLSTHYYSPSSRRQRPFMPHRSSSPPSQENTYRGPTPTIPNFTKEDPREFTRLKVALDNLLPADVTERFKFQILMDHLKFEEALLIADSYSNSRYPYSHTMQALTELYGQPHQLALKRIAVLMDGPSIRSGDTRAFRLFALKVRALVGMLDQLGSPGHTELTCGSHVSRLLAKLPHDLRANFKRYVNPLKTPIPTLTEFAEWLEYEVRVQEDGTQFSIDSSRERQSFRKDQQRVPKLSHKSTAIFHGSEQSPVSKTESVRQKTVSEVRTLEKPKKYCPFCNTTQHYLNQCSNFKLLTKEQIVTWIRSNQRCWKCGRDHQAGQCTLKAKCKKCQRRHLEILHEANNETSTTNIKERGEITQSTSTTIETLYVNRPTGSSRVLLKLCRVIIRNGDFSLDTYALLDDGSERTILLHEAAQQLNLHGKPEDLSLRTVRQDVRIIHGSTVSFSVSPATQPDRNFAIKRAFTAEELGLAPHSYPIETLQKRYRHLRGLPLQSIDHARPLLLIGSDYPQLITPVEPVRLGPPGGPAAVKTRLGWTLQGPSKFLEHIPHIQQCLFTAVSLAPNDLFSQVERLWQMDILPYQNERLVTRSKQDAEAIRLLEEKTMRVDVEGVQRYATPLLWKISPPPLAAPKEAVLPHLRRTENQLAQSSEKSQVYKSEMNKLLEAGYVKKIPQSTAVQTPGWYIPHHMVHHNGKHRIVFNCSFNFQGLSLNEYLLPGPTLGATLLGVLLRFREYAVAISSDIKGMFHQVRLLPEDKAFLRFLWRDLKPTNAPDVYQWSVLPFGTTCSPCCATFALRKHVADHSQPDSEVRASVDRCFYVDNWLQSFPSLETARQLVDDMRHLLAEGGFELRQWATNTPQLLQHLPQQIRSENHELWFSSDRADPQERTLGLRWQCRSDTLGYKHGHVVKSQPTMRHIYSILSSQYDPLGFITPFTTRAKIIVQRLWDKKREWDDPELPTDLRNAWLTWEDELPQLSCVTLPRCYTTKVDPLISSRSVHTFCDASERAYGAVAYLRTEDSKGQVEVSFLAARSRVAPKKQQTIPRLELCAALTGAQLAAVLKTELSLDISSFRYWTDSTTVLNWLQSDSCHFKVFVGTRVAEIQELTDSKSWVYVHSQDNPADDITRGMSLAQLAKPTRWKNGPEFLQKPPSSWPKLPNLVPADTSKELRKPVSFHLLITEADQHSVSASQYDNFQELVDATARTLHGAASPTDTVTADTYKKAELRIIQQSQMDSFPDEYAQLQAGKPISSNSRLKTLSPEFDSETQLIRVGGRLRRCRLLSPDILHPIVLDPIHSVTKLLIRQYDAQLHHPGTERVFAEIRRRFWILRGRQAIRSIQYQCTECQRWRGKPNIPKMADLPPSSLRLFQPAFYSTGMDCFGPFTIKIGRRNEKRWGIIYKCLTTKAVYIDLLSQADTDSFLMSLRRFISRRGKPHELCSDQGTNFKGGDRELKESFNNIHPQLQRELAKQQIDFQYNPPNSPHFGGSWEREIRSVKAALYTTIGAQTVTEEVLRTVLIEIEGILNSKPLGYVSSDVADPDPITPNSLLMGRSDSALPQVIYPASELLSRKRWRHSQILADQFWSCYLRNYLPGLQSRHKWQQEKDNLTVGTVVMIADPQFPRAFWPIGTVKAVHTGADNKVRAAEIQVKDRTYIRPVVRLIKLPSLPE